The genomic interval TTCAATTGGACTGGCGGGATTGTAACTGGCTTCCCCCTAAATCCTAACTGACGATTACTTTCAATTACATTTGAAGGACAAGAGTTCCTTTAGTGATCATAGGAATCCAACTCTCTGCCTTTCTCacaaatttatttgaatttattagataacatgacctaTCTCAAGACTAATTGATAAGAATTTGATCGCCGGGTCGTGCTAATTCCATATGAATCAGTACTGAGATCCAACTTCTTGAAGTCTCTCGCATTTATTGATTAGAGCCCCTTTACTTGATATTTCATTATTAAATCTCCCGCATTTATTTTGACCTTCCAGCGAAGGAATAGAAAATAGAGAGGAGTATTTATTATGACTGTGATATCCTCAATAAGATAGTGCTGCTTTGGATTCATCATCAATCTTGGATCAAtcccaatttttgtttttggactAATGTCCATTTGAACTTTACGGATCCGATACTATATTTAGATAACACgagatttcatctcaaaaccaattaaCAATGATAAGAATAGCCCATCTATTTTATTAAGATTGTGAAGTTACTTGACTTTTCTGATGTGGATCATCAACAAAATTTGCGTGAAAAAGAACTATTATAGAGCTATCTACTCCACACGGTTAAATGCGAGCTCAGAGTAACATCTTATGTGCCTTGCAGATGCTTCGCTTTTGATGAATCTTCTGTTTAATGGGCAGATAATCTTGCTCATCTTTGGCCTTTGCAGGTCTGTTTCCCAACTTTCCTGTTCATTTTTCAGGACTCTTTCATTCCATAACTCATCATATTACAAAATGTCTTTACGTGAGATATATGTTATTACCTCATGATGCCTGCTTGTCTGGTGGCTCTATTTCTTATTCTAACATACAGGTTTATCATGACAGGATGTTATCCAGTGATCCTGGTTTGGTGTCATATAGTACATCCCCTTCAGATGCAACTTCCCAAAGTTTAGTTTTAGAAATGGACACTCACCATTTAATTGAGGTTAGTGAGCTTATAATGTCATGAAACCTCAGCGATCTAGCTCTTTCTAATGAGTAATCCTTATTTCAGGCGTTCATCTGAAGCagtactctctctctctctctctctctctctctttctagTTTTCAGGAAATAACAAAATCATTATGCATCgtacaaattttcaaatttcctgCCGATAttgctttttgtttttgtgttttgttcGAATGATTCTGGATTTAGAACTTTGCAAATTTTACCTATACCTATAACTTGAATGTAATACTATTCTTCCTTCATAAAGGCCATGTTAAATATAATATTGCTATTGCTGGCATTGCTCAGTAATAGTTTGTAGGTATTTATATTACCAGGGCTATTCTTGATTTTTCCTTTGAGTAATTGATGAGTAATTGACTGGTCTCTAACTTTTGGTTAATGTTCTTCTTCCAAGGATATTGGATTGGATGATAGGTTGAGACGCTGTCCAATCTGCAAGACATATGTTAAAGGCTTTGACCACCATTGTCCCGCATTCGGAAACTGTATTGGTAAATAGTAGATGATGGCATCAAAGAAGATCTTAGTTAAAGCTTATATCTCGTCACTGCTGTAAAAATCTGTAatttaatttctctacttaGGTTAGCATCGCCCCACCTTAATAATTTCAAGCCAAATGTGATTACTTCACTTGAGCTAGCTAATATGGTGTATGTTGCATGCGATTGTATTGCAGGGCATAAAAATTATGTCCTCTTCATGGTCTTACTTTTTGGATTTATCTGGACTGAATCTACGTACATTGTGTGCTTATCTCAATGTAAGTGTATCGCTAGCTATACTATACCCACATTTTCAGCTTCACTGCACTGTATTTACTGGTAAGCTGATTTTTCAGATTCGGCCGAGTCTGAACTTCTTGATGGTGATGGAACTAGGTTAGAGGTTTGTTTCTGCGTTCTTTGCCTTGATTGCTGACAGCTACTTGTATTATCATGCCTATGGATTGTTAAGAATCCATGCCTTTGTTATAACTCGGTATATTCCCCAATTGTTCAGATCAATTTCTCAAAGAAAGTGGCCAGGAGCACCATGCTATTCTCCATTCTACAATTAGTATGGCAGGTGCATTTCTGTCATTTGCATTTTATGTAGGAGGCAGTTCCTTTAGTTGACACAAGTTGTTAAGATATTGTTTTCCTAGAAATGTGATGGATCTCTTGCTGTTTTTAGGTGTTGTTCTTCTTGTGGCATATATATTGTATCTGCTTCAATATCAGAACAGATGAATGGGTAAGTTCCTAACTGGTAGCACTAAAGGAGCGAATAGAACAAATACTCTTTGGCACACAATAGTATTCCGGTGGCAAATGTGGacctattatatataaatatttaaaagaacGCGGATTTATTCGACAAAAATTGAATTATCTGGATTCTAATGGATCagaattaaaatttttgttcgGGAGCTCCATGAACTTTTTAAATGTCGAATAGTTAATACACCTAATGGACACTAAATCGATGGTTTGTGtatcaatatatttttaaaaattcaagaaccTGTTAAGCACTTTTTAAATTCAAAGACAACAACCTAGAAACTTTAGACTTCATTGGATCACGATTTTGTTCTAGTtctctttttgaaatttatgcttaTTTCCTTCTAAATTCTAAGTTatggttttcaattttattgtaGAAACACTTAAATTTCTAATcgatttttaaacataaaaacaagtttttaaaaactattattaGTTTTCAAAAGTGATTGTTTTTAAGACATTAGTAGAAAGTGTATAACAAAGCATATAAACTTATGGGTGTAAGtattgtctataagttaattttcaaaaacaaaaaactaaggcTTAGTTTGgcaaccatttggtttttggtttttagtttttgaaacttaagtttataaacacctcttttacctctaaatttcttgttttattatctACATTTTAGAGATGTTTTcaaaaccaaatcaaaatttggctAAACATTAACCATTTTACTTTAGAAAGATGCAAACCATTGTAAGAACTTGAGAGAAAatgagcttaatttttaaaaaccaaaaaccaaatggttaccaaatagagTCCGTTAatggttttgtttttaatttttagattctGAAATTCATTTATGTTGTCTCTTAAATTTCATATTATGATTGTCatatttcttgaaaaatcaCTTGAATTTCtagtcaaattctaaagaaaataacaagtttTCGAGAACTACCTTCCTCTTTTCTCTAAATTTAgtataatttttgaaaacatcgTTGAGAgtgaataacaaaaaaaaaaaatttacatgtAAAAATAGCGTTTagtaacttaatttttaaaaattaaaaattaaagtgcAAAATGTCTTCAGGCACCAAAGTGTGAGTGG from Benincasa hispida cultivar B227 chromosome 10, ASM972705v1, whole genome shotgun sequence carries:
- the LOC120087659 gene encoding palmitoyltransferase ZDHHC17-like — its product is MVELYDRKKPANWPELIGRCVVSLILVFLIQCSQFLVPHFFSDLSFFIQLLLSALMLLAVASAAGWCRRLLRVRSSAPALVFFSVLFVWLVYIAVVRQDASLLMNLLFNGQIILLIFGLCRMLSSDPGLVSYSTSPSDATSQSLVLEMDTHHLIEDIGLDDRLRRCPICKTYVKGFDHHCPAFGNCIGHKNYVLFMVLLFGFIWTESTYIVCLSQYSAESELLDGDGTRLEINFSKKVARSTMLFSILQLVWQVLFFLWHIYCICFNIRTDEWIHWKRYPEFQIVVQSEQGLRSNEMKFRNPYDKGVVQNVKEFIMASKQ